The following nucleotide sequence is from Mycobacterium sp. 3519A.
TCTGCGCGAGCACGGAATTGGTCCGCCCTGGCCTGCGCCTCGGGATCGACGCCGCCGGTAGGCGCGTCGCGCACCTTCTTCTCGATGGCACGCAGTCGGCGTTCCAACTCGGCGCCCCGCTCGCGGGGCACCTTGCCGATCGCGTCCCACTTATCGCCGATCGCGCGCAGCGCCGCCCGCGCGGCTTCCAGGTCGGAGGTGTCGACCTTCTCGGCCTCGGCCAGCAGCGCCTCCTTGGCTTCGGCGTTCGCGCGCAATTCCGCGTCGCGCTCGGAACTGGCCGCGTTGCGGGCTGAGAAGAAGATGTCCTGCGCGGCCTTGAACCGCTGCCACAGCGCGTCGTCGACGTCTTTGGCGGCGCGGCCCGCCGCCTTCCACTCGGTCAACAAGTCGCGGAACGCGGCACTGGTCGGGCCCCAGTCCGTCGAGCCGGACAGTTCCTCGGCGCGTTCACACAACGCCTCCTTGGCCTGCCGCGCGCCTGCGCGTTCGCGGTCCAGTTCGGCGAAATGCGAACCGCGGCGGCGGTTGAAGGTCTCGCGAGCCGTCGAATACCGCTTCCACAACGCGTCGTCGGTCTTGCGGTCCAGCCCGCTGATCGTCCGCCATTCCTCGAGGATCTCGCGCAACCGGTCGCCGGCGACCTTCCACTGCGTCGAATTGGCCGCGATGTCCTCGGCCTCGACCGCCAACGCCTCCTTGCGGGCCGTCTGCGCGGCACGGAACTCGTCGCGCTTGGCCCGCTCCGCCTGCGCGGCCTCGTCGGCGTGTTCGACGATCGTGCCCAACCGGGCCGCCAACGCGTCGACGTCACCGAGCACATGGGCCTCCGGCAGCGTCTCGGCGAGCGCGGCCGCGGCGGCCCTGATCTTGCGCGCGTCGCCCGTGCCGGACTCCAACCGGCGCTCCATCAGCGCCACCTCGGTGTGCAGATCGTCGAAGCGACGGCCGAAGTGCTCGAACGCCGCCTCGGGATCACCGGCCTGCCACGAGCCGATCACCCGTTCACCGGCGCCGGTGATCAGCCAGACGGTGCCGTCGGGGTCGACGCGGCCGAACCGGTGCGGATCGCTCGCCGCGGGCACGGCGACCGTCGGCGTCGGATGCGGCCCCGGGCGGGGCGCCGGCCGCGGCGGTCCTGGCCGGGGTACGGGTTTGGGGACGGCGGACTGACCGCCCTGCTCGCTGGTCGTCATCTGGCGTTACCTCGACCCTCCGCGCGGGAACCCGCGCACCTGCCGCGCGACGCGGCGCCTGATAGCTCGACCGCTATTCAAACAGGTCGGGGCGGCACGTGCCCACGGCTTTCGCGATGCTGTTGCCTACGCTCGTGCCAACACGGAGGGGAGGCCACCGATGCACAAGGCGGATATCGCCGCCCTGCTCGCCCTCGGCGCTGCGTTCTTCATCGCGATCGGCGATGTCGTCCACCAGCGTTCGGCGCACGAAGTCACCGACGAACCGGTCAGCCACCTCGACCTGTTCCTGCGTCTGCTGCGCGACCGGCAGTGGTGGTTGGGCAGCATCGTCGCGGCCGTCGGGTTCGCGCTGCAAGCCGCCGCGCTCGGCTTCGGATCGGTGCTGTTGGTGCAGGCGCTGCTGGTCACGTCGCTGCTGTTCGCGCTGCCGATCAACGCCAGGCTGTCGCAGCGGCGGGTGACGCGCTGGGAGTGGATGTGGGCGGTGCTGCTGGCGCTCGCGGTCGCGGTGATCGTGACCGTCGGCAATCCGACCGAAGGCCACTCCAGGGCGTCGCTCGAGACGTGGACGGTCGTGGTCGCCGTGCTCGGTCCCGCACTGGTGCTCTGCGTGGTGGGCGCGCGGATCTGGTCGGGACCGACCAGCGCGGTGCTGCTGGCCCTGGTGTCCGGCGCGCTGTGGGGGGTGTTCGCGGTGCTGACCAAGGGCGTGGTGGACCGCCTCGACCACGGTGTGTGGGTGCTGCTGCGGACGCCGGAGTTGTACGTCTGGGCGCTGGTCGGCATCGCGGGCACAGCGTGGCAGCAGTCGTCGTTCCGGGCAGGCGCGTTGACCGCGTCGTTGCCGACGATGACCGTCGCCGAACCGCTGGTCGGGTCCGTGCTGGGCATCGTGGTGCTCGGCGAGGCGCTGCGACCGGGCGATGCCGGGTGGCTGACGTTGATCGCAGCGGTGGTGGTGATGGTGGTGGCGACGGCCGCGCTGGCCCGCGGCGAGGCGGCCGGTGCCACCAAGCAACCGGTGTGAGCACTACCTTGGTGGCGTGCTGAGCGCCATCGCGATCGTTCCGTCAGCACCCGTATTGGTTCCCGAACTCGGCGCAGGCACCGCCGACGAACTCGCCGACCTGCGTCGCGCGGTGCTGGCCGCCGCGAAGGCGCTGCCGTCGACCTGGATCGCCGTCGGCGCCGACGCCGCCGACACGGTGCTGGGTCCCGACAGCGCGGGCACGTTCGCCGGATACGGCGTCGACCAGCGCGTCGCGCTGTCGCCCGACGCCGGGGCCCCGACTGCGCTGCCGTTGTGCGCGTTGATCACCGGCTGGATCCGCGACCAGGCGGCGCCCGACGCCCGCGCGCAGGTGCGGGTCTACGACGCGGGACACGACGTCGACACCGCGCTGGCTCACGGTCGGGCGTTGCGCGCCGAGATCGACGAAAACCCCGACCCGGTCGGCGTTCTCGTCGTCGCCGACGGTGCGCACACACTCACCCCGCCCGCGCCCGGCGGATACGACCCCGACTCGGTCGCGGTGCAGGCCGCGCTCGACGACGCGCTGGCCGCAGGCGACGCCGACGCGCTGAAACGGCTGCCCGATGCGATCGTCGGCCGCGTCGCCTACCAGGTGCTGGCCGGACTGGGCGGCCCCCGGTCGGCCGCCGAGTTGTATCGCGGGGCGCCCTACGGTGTCGGATATTTCGTCGGTGTCTGGCAGCCATGAGACCGATCGCGATCATCGGCCCGACCGGCACCGGCAAGTCGGCGCTGGCGCTGACCGTCGCCGAGGAGGTCGGCGGGGAGATCGTGAACGCCGACGCGATGCAGCTGTACCGCGGCATGGACATCGGCACGGCGAAGCTGCCGCAGGCGGAGCGCCGCGGCATCCCGCACCATCAGCTCGACGTCCTCGAGGTCACCGAAACGGCCACGGTCGCCCGCTACCAGCAGGCCGCGGCCGCCGACATCGAGGCGATCGCCGCCCGCGGCGCGGTCCCGGTGATCGTCGGGGGCTCGATGATGTACATCCAGTCGCTGCTCGACGCGTGGTCGTTCCCCGCCACCGATGCCGCCGTGCGCGCCAAATGGGAGGGCCGGCTGGCCGAGATCGGGGTGGGCGCCCTGCACCGGGAACTGGCCCGCGTCGACGCCGACGCCGCGGCCTCGATCCTGCCGACCGACGGCCGCCGCATCGTGCGGGCCCTCGAGGTCGTCGAGTTGACGGGGCAGCCGTTCGCCGCGTCCGCGCCGGTGATCGGTGCGCCGCGCTGGGACACCGCAATCGTCGGATTAGATTGGGACACAACTGTTCTCGATGAGCGACTGGCCCAACGCACCGACAAGATGTTCGCCGAGGGGCTGGTCGACGAGGTGCGCGGATTGTTGCGGCAAGGGCTGCGCGACGGGGTGACCGCGGCCCGTGCGCTCGGCTACGCCCAGGTGATCGCCGACCTCGACGCGGGTGGGGACGGGTCGGCGGCCCGCGAGCCGACGTTCTTCGCCACCCGCCGCTACGTCCGCCGTCAGCGCTCCTGGTTCCGCCGCGACCACCGCATCACCTGGCTGGACGGCGGCGCCCCCGACAACGTCGAGCGCACGCTGCGGATATGGCGGCACGTATCCTGAACTCGTGGAATTCGCCAAAGGCCACGGCACGCAGAACGACTTCGTGCTGCTGCCGGACCCCGACGGCAGGCTGTCGCTGACGCCGGCCGGGGTGGCCGTGCTGTGCGACCGGCGTCAGGGCCTCGGCGCCGACGGGGTGCTGCGGGTGACCAGGGCCGGTGTCGCCGGACTCGACCGACTGCCCGAAGGGGTGGCGGCCGACGACTGGTACATGGACTACCGCAACGCCGACGGGTCGGTTGCGCAGATGTGCGGCAACGGGGTTCGGGTGTTCGCTCACTACCTGCGGGCCAGCGGCCTGGAGAGCCGCGACGAGTTCACCGTCGGCTCACTGGCGGGTCCGCGTCCTGTGGTGCTGCACCGGTGGGACGACACCACCGCGGACGTCACAGTCGAAATGGGCAAGACCAACCAACTCGGCACGGGGGAGGCCATCGTCGGCGGACGGCCGTTCGCCGGTCTGGCGGTCGACGTGGGCAACCCGCACCTGGCGTGCGTCGATGCGGACCTGACGGTCGACGAACTCGCCGCGCTGGACGTCGCGGCGCCGGTGTCGTTCGACAGCGGGCAGTTTCCCGAAGGCGTCAACGTCGAGGTTTTGACCGCCCCACACGGGTCAGCGGTGTCGATGCGGGTACACGAACGGGGTGTCGGAGAAACCCGCTCGTGCGGCACCGGGACGGTCGCGGCGGCGGTCGCGGCGCTGGCGTACGAGGGTGCCACCACCGGCACACTGCTGGTGCGGATACCCGGCGGCGAGGTCACCGTCACCGTCACCGACGCCAGCAGCTTCCTGCGCGGCCCCTCGGTGCTGGTGGCGCGCGGCGAGGTGGCCGAGGAATGGTGGCGCATTGCGCAGCGTTAATTCGGATGCAGGCGCACAGTCGACCGTGCAACTCTGTAATCACTTATGACCCATCCCGATTCTCGTTTCCACGACGCCCCCAGCGCGGGTGAGCTCGCACTCGAAGACCGCACGGCACTGCGCCGCGTGGCCGGTTTGTCGACCGAACTGGCCGACGTCTCCGAGGTCGAGTACCGGCAGCTGCGGCTGGAACGCGTGGTGCTCGTCGGCGTCTGGACCGAAGGCAGCGCCAAGGACGCCGAAGCCAGCCTCGCCGAATTGGCCGCCCTCGCCGAAACCGCGGGCTCGGAGGTGCTCGAGGGGCTGATCCAGCGCCGCGACAAGCCCGACGCCTCGACCTACATCGGCTCGGGTAAGGCGCAGGAGCTGCGCGAGGTCGTGCTGGCCACCGGCGCCGACACCGTGATCTGCGACGGCGAGCTGAGCCCCGCGCAGCTGACCGCGCTGGAGAAGGCGGTCAAGGTCAAGGTCATCGACCGCACCGCGCTGATTCTCGACATCTTCGCCCAACACGCCACCAGCCGGGAAGGCAAGGCGCAGGTGGCCTACGCGCAGATGGAGTACATGCTGCCCCGGCTGCGCGGCTGGGGTGAATCGATGTCCCGGCAGGCCGGCGGGCGCGCGGGCGGCGCAGGCGGCGGCGTGGGTACGCGCGGTCCCGGTGAGACGAAGATCGAGACCGACCG
It contains:
- a CDS encoding DUF349 domain-containing protein, which produces MTTSEQGGQSAVPKPVPRPGPPRPAPRPGPHPTPTVAVPAASDPHRFGRVDPDGTVWLITGAGERVIGSWQAGDPEAAFEHFGRRFDDLHTEVALMERRLESGTGDARKIRAAAAALAETLPEAHVLGDVDALAARLGTIVEHADEAAQAERAKRDEFRAAQTARKEALAVEAEDIAANSTQWKVAGDRLREILEEWRTISGLDRKTDDALWKRYSTARETFNRRRGSHFAELDRERAGARQAKEALCERAEELSGSTDWGPTSAAFRDLLTEWKAAGRAAKDVDDALWQRFKAAQDIFFSARNAASSERDAELRANAEAKEALLAEAEKVDTSDLEAARAALRAIGDKWDAIGKVPRERGAELERRLRAIEKKVRDAPTGGVDPEAQARADQFRARAEQYERQAEKAQAAGRTKDAEEARANAEQWRQWADAAAQALGKRA
- a CDS encoding DMT family transporter, whose product is MHKADIAALLALGAAFFIAIGDVVHQRSAHEVTDEPVSHLDLFLRLLRDRQWWLGSIVAAVGFALQAAALGFGSVLLVQALLVTSLLFALPINARLSQRRVTRWEWMWAVLLALAVAVIVTVGNPTEGHSRASLETWTVVVAVLGPALVLCVVGARIWSGPTSAVLLALVSGALWGVFAVLTKGVVDRLDHGVWVLLRTPELYVWALVGIAGTAWQQSSFRAGALTASLPTMTVAEPLVGSVLGIVVLGEALRPGDAGWLTLIAAVVVMVVATAALARGEAAGATKQPV
- the miaA gene encoding tRNA (adenosine(37)-N6)-dimethylallyltransferase MiaA, which produces MRPIAIIGPTGTGKSALALTVAEEVGGEIVNADAMQLYRGMDIGTAKLPQAERRGIPHHQLDVLEVTETATVARYQQAAAADIEAIAARGAVPVIVGGSMMYIQSLLDAWSFPATDAAVRAKWEGRLAEIGVGALHRELARVDADAAASILPTDGRRIVRALEVVELTGQPFAASAPVIGAPRWDTAIVGLDWDTTVLDERLAQRTDKMFAEGLVDEVRGLLRQGLRDGVTAARALGYAQVIADLDAGGDGSAAREPTFFATRRYVRRQRSWFRRDHRITWLDGGAPDNVERTLRIWRHVS
- the dapF gene encoding diaminopimelate epimerase, which codes for MEFAKGHGTQNDFVLLPDPDGRLSLTPAGVAVLCDRRQGLGADGVLRVTRAGVAGLDRLPEGVAADDWYMDYRNADGSVAQMCGNGVRVFAHYLRASGLESRDEFTVGSLAGPRPVVLHRWDDTTADVTVEMGKTNQLGTGEAIVGGRPFAGLAVDVGNPHLACVDADLTVDELAALDVAAPVSFDSGQFPEGVNVEVLTAPHGSAVSMRVHERGVGETRSCGTGTVAAAVAALAYEGATTGTLLVRIPGGEVTVTVTDASSFLRGPSVLVARGEVAEEWWRIAQR